In the genome of Andrena cerasifolii isolate SP2316 chromosome 5, iyAndCera1_principal, whole genome shotgun sequence, one region contains:
- the Por gene encoding protein-serine O-palmitoleoyltransferase por isoform X3: MDDVEVPIFYDDEGDFVGHEYLQDTDYEYEYEDVERETLFELYKYCVGPTVYDTASYILPLLITTIIFRLSARSQYVSHRNFHLLSMIIGIYNIYHYVTECLFTLLVLCTFSYIALHIPKRNYNSISIFLPPIFVIAYCELSMPPVIWHKIRSVVMTMAMKTISVAIDRINSNDLPNIYSYMGYTFCGVTCLFGPWTSFKDYTLIRYANNQNKWWMLYAAEYLILSFAFLTVSNCWTQWVLTDNSWKWFLAYRDALSFRTSHYFISYIASSVLLLGGFPHVLTAVVKPLKVEFPRSLVQVVIFWNMPMHFWLKT; the protein is encoded by the exons ATGGACGATGTGGAAGTCCCAATCTTTTACGACGATGAAGGTGATTTTGTGGGACACGAATATCTACAGGATACGGATTATGAATACGAATACGAAGATGTGGAGAGAGAAACGTTGTTCGAATTGTACAAATATTGCGTTGGACCCACCGTTTATGATACAGCCTCATATATATTACCCCTGCTTATTACTACGATTATATTTAGATTATCTGCTCGTTCTC AGTATGTGTCACATAGGAATTTTCAtctattatcaatgattattggtatatacaatatatatcaCTATGTAACGGAATGTTTATTCACGTTACTAGTACTTTGTACATTTTCATATATAGCATTACACATACCTAAGAGAAATTATAATAGCATAAGCATATTTTTACCACCTATTTTTGTTATTGCGTATTG CGAACTCTCTATGCCCCCAGTAATTTGGCATAAAATACGTAGCGTGGTAATGACCATGGCAATGAAAACAATTAGCGTAGCTATTGACAGAATTAATTCAAATGACTTGCCCAATATTTACAGTTATATGGGATATACATTTTGCGGTGTCACGTGCCTTTTTGGGCCATGGACATCGTTCAAAGATTACACTTTGATACGATACGCAAATAATCAA AACAAGTGGTGGATGCTGTACGCAGCTGAATATCTAATTTTATCCTTCGCCTTTTTAACTGTGTCCAATTGCTGGACACAATGGGTATTGACGGATAATTCTTGGAA GTGGTTCTTAGCTTATAGAGATGCATTATCTTTTCGAACATCTCATTACTTTATCTCATATATTGCATCGAGTGTATTGCTACTAGGGGGATTCCCACATGTGCTAACTGCTGTAGTAAAGCCATTAAAAGTAGAATTCCCACGGTCACTTGTACAAGTTGTTATTTTTTGGAACATGCCGATGCATTTTTGGTTGaaaacat AA
- the Por gene encoding protein-serine O-palmitoleoyltransferase por isoform X1, protein MDDVEVPIFYDDEGDFVGHEYLQDTDYEYEYEDVERETLFELYKYCVGPTVYDTASYILPLLITTIIFRLSARSQYVSHRNFHLLSMIIGIYNIYHYVTECLFTLLVLCTFSYIALHIPKRNYNSISIFLPPIFVIAYCELSMPPVIWHKIRSVVMTMAMKTISVAIDRINSNDLPNIYSYMGYTFCGVTCLFGPWTSFKDYTLIRYANNQNKWWMLYAAEYLILSFAFLTVSNCWTQWVLTDNSWKLVDINSLQILTIRIIIDINILLHFRWFLAYRDALSFRTSHYFISYIASSVLLLGGFPHVLTAVVKPLKVEFPRSLVQVVIFWNMPMHFWLKTYIFRPSVKYLGKFGAVTVTYLTSALLHGLNFQLAAVLLSLGFYTYVEFQLRSMLASIFDACIASKQCTKNKCTHAYNTHNCWWVFLTNLMFSGLSVFHLAYLGLMFDTSELQETGYSYIHTIEKWSQLGFASHWVMFATYCIYFLIR, encoded by the exons ATGGACGATGTGGAAGTCCCAATCTTTTACGACGATGAAGGTGATTTTGTGGGACACGAATATCTACAGGATACGGATTATGAATACGAATACGAAGATGTGGAGAGAGAAACGTTGTTCGAATTGTACAAATATTGCGTTGGACCCACCGTTTATGATACAGCCTCATATATATTACCCCTGCTTATTACTACGATTATATTTAGATTATCTGCTCGTTCTC AGTATGTGTCACATAGGAATTTTCAtctattatcaatgattattggtatatacaatatatatcaCTATGTAACGGAATGTTTATTCACGTTACTAGTACTTTGTACATTTTCATATATAGCATTACACATACCTAAGAGAAATTATAATAGCATAAGCATATTTTTACCACCTATTTTTGTTATTGCGTATTG CGAACTCTCTATGCCCCCAGTAATTTGGCATAAAATACGTAGCGTGGTAATGACCATGGCAATGAAAACAATTAGCGTAGCTATTGACAGAATTAATTCAAATGACTTGCCCAATATTTACAGTTATATGGGATATACATTTTGCGGTGTCACGTGCCTTTTTGGGCCATGGACATCGTTCAAAGATTACACTTTGATACGATACGCAAATAATCAA AACAAGTGGTGGATGCTGTACGCAGCTGAATATCTAATTTTATCCTTCGCCTTTTTAACTGTGTCCAATTGCTGGACACAATGGGTATTGACGGATAATTCTTGGAAGTTGGTGGATATTAATTCACTACAAATTCTCACCATTCGCATAATAAtcgatattaatattcttttgcATTTTAGGTGGTTCTTAGCTTATAGAGATGCATTATCTTTTCGAACATCTCATTACTTTATCTCATATATTGCATCGAGTGTATTGCTACTAGGGGGATTCCCACATGTGCTAACTGCTGTAGTAAAGCCATTAAAAGTAGAATTCCCACGGTCACTTGTACAAGTTGTTATTTTTTGGAACATGCCGATGCATTTTTGGTTGaaaacat ATATATTTCGTCCAAGCGTTAAGTACTTGGGGAAATTCGGAGCCGTGACAGTGACGTATTTAACGAGTGCTCTTCTACATGgattgaattttcaattggcaGCAGTCTTGCTCAGTCTTGGATTCTATACGTACGTAGAATTTCAGCTTAGATCTATGCTCGCTAGTATTTTCGATGCGTGCATCGCGTCGAAACAGTGTACCAAGAATAAATGTACGCACGCATACAACACGCACAATTGTTGGTGGGTGTTTTTAACGAACTTGATGTTCTCCGgactatcagtttttcatttagCTTACTTAGGCCTTATGTTTGATACATCAGAATTACAAGAGACAGGGTACAGTTACATTCACACCATTGAGAAATGGTCTCAACTTGGATTTGCTAGCCACTGGGTCATGTTTGCTACgtactgtatatattttttaattagataa
- the Por gene encoding protein-serine O-palmitoleoyltransferase por isoform X2: MDDVEVPIFYDDEGDFVGHEYLQDTDYEYEYEDVERETLFELYKYCVGPTVYDTASYILPLLITTIIFRLSARSQYVSHRNFHLLSMIIGIYNIYHYVTECLFTLLVLCTFSYIALHIPKRNYNSISIFLPPIFVIAYCELSMPPVIWHKIRSVVMTMAMKTISVAIDRINSNDLPNIYSYMGYTFCGVTCLFGPWTSFKDYTLIRYANNQNKWWMLYAAEYLILSFAFLTVSNCWTQWVLTDNSWKWFLAYRDALSFRTSHYFISYIASSVLLLGGFPHVLTAVVKPLKVEFPRSLVQVVIFWNMPMHFWLKTYIFRPSVKYLGKFGAVTVTYLTSALLHGLNFQLAAVLLSLGFYTYVEFQLRSMLASIFDACIASKQCTKNKCTHAYNTHNCWWVFLTNLMFSGLSVFHLAYLGLMFDTSELQETGYSYIHTIEKWSQLGFASHWVMFATYCIYFLIR, from the exons ATGGACGATGTGGAAGTCCCAATCTTTTACGACGATGAAGGTGATTTTGTGGGACACGAATATCTACAGGATACGGATTATGAATACGAATACGAAGATGTGGAGAGAGAAACGTTGTTCGAATTGTACAAATATTGCGTTGGACCCACCGTTTATGATACAGCCTCATATATATTACCCCTGCTTATTACTACGATTATATTTAGATTATCTGCTCGTTCTC AGTATGTGTCACATAGGAATTTTCAtctattatcaatgattattggtatatacaatatatatcaCTATGTAACGGAATGTTTATTCACGTTACTAGTACTTTGTACATTTTCATATATAGCATTACACATACCTAAGAGAAATTATAATAGCATAAGCATATTTTTACCACCTATTTTTGTTATTGCGTATTG CGAACTCTCTATGCCCCCAGTAATTTGGCATAAAATACGTAGCGTGGTAATGACCATGGCAATGAAAACAATTAGCGTAGCTATTGACAGAATTAATTCAAATGACTTGCCCAATATTTACAGTTATATGGGATATACATTTTGCGGTGTCACGTGCCTTTTTGGGCCATGGACATCGTTCAAAGATTACACTTTGATACGATACGCAAATAATCAA AACAAGTGGTGGATGCTGTACGCAGCTGAATATCTAATTTTATCCTTCGCCTTTTTAACTGTGTCCAATTGCTGGACACAATGGGTATTGACGGATAATTCTTGGAA GTGGTTCTTAGCTTATAGAGATGCATTATCTTTTCGAACATCTCATTACTTTATCTCATATATTGCATCGAGTGTATTGCTACTAGGGGGATTCCCACATGTGCTAACTGCTGTAGTAAAGCCATTAAAAGTAGAATTCCCACGGTCACTTGTACAAGTTGTTATTTTTTGGAACATGCCGATGCATTTTTGGTTGaaaacat ATATATTTCGTCCAAGCGTTAAGTACTTGGGGAAATTCGGAGCCGTGACAGTGACGTATTTAACGAGTGCTCTTCTACATGgattgaattttcaattggcaGCAGTCTTGCTCAGTCTTGGATTCTATACGTACGTAGAATTTCAGCTTAGATCTATGCTCGCTAGTATTTTCGATGCGTGCATCGCGTCGAAACAGTGTACCAAGAATAAATGTACGCACGCATACAACACGCACAATTGTTGGTGGGTGTTTTTAACGAACTTGATGTTCTCCGgactatcagtttttcatttagCTTACTTAGGCCTTATGTTTGATACATCAGAATTACAAGAGACAGGGTACAGTTACATTCACACCATTGAGAAATGGTCTCAACTTGGATTTGCTAGCCACTGGGTCATGTTTGCTACgtactgtatatattttttaattagataa